Proteins found in one Lepeophtheirus salmonis chromosome 9, UVic_Lsal_1.4, whole genome shotgun sequence genomic segment:
- the LOC121124789 gene encoding uncharacterized protein, with protein MSRGIDCNLDMKLNQSYSACPDEFGNASFLSSPTRMELLMTRVQTLVQQSNELSKNEMEMLQALRSTLLFCVEEMISAIEAEITKNQDLRCNTIKHAQKIIQDRFHSIKPDEDELQGFSSELQLFIQDIDTFQDCVPGRR; from the exons atgtctCGTGGAATAGATTGTAATTTGGATATGAAGCTGAATCAATCATACTCAGCCTGTCCGGATGAGTTTGGAAATGCTTCATTCCTGAGTAGTCCCACTCGGATGGAGCTTTTAATGACTCGAGTTCAAACTTTGGTTCAGCAATCCAACGAGCTgagtaaaaat gaAATGGAAATGCTTCAAGCTTTAAGATCCACTCTTTTATTCTGTGTTGAGGAAATGATAAGTGCTATTGAGGCAGAAATCACAAAGAATCAAGACTTGAGATGTAATACAATTAAACatgctcaaaaaattattcaggatAGATTTCATTCCATTAAGCCGGATGAGGATGAACTCCAAGGGTTTTCTTCGgaattacaactttttattcAGGATATTGATACGTTCCAAGACTGTGTTCCTGGACGCAGATAA